A part of Blastopirellula retiformator genomic DNA contains:
- a CDS encoding DUF1598 domain-containing protein has translation MSRLFRIVSPVVLLALLALSPVAWGQGPDSGTNDFDALLAAGEFPPAIQLAKQAQTAEQRDQMFARLARAQAAGGAKQAALASVRSISSDQYRTETLIGLEKPLTTRPGAMGGGVEPDFDQLIDLITTTIQPESWEELGGPGAIAPFESGVYVDSKGTLQRAQLEDHSGRLEMLRKSTAADSGNRRVAVSSPLRKISLNRLEREVHLRMAAGEPLDDEMKRLAGIYKIKYVMVYPATGDVVIAGPASGWTPNAEGRIVSTETERPTLRLDDLVVVMRNAQRDGGRYGCSITPYQEKLAATKEFLAKSAEKNINPRQRDKWLEDLRQTLGKQEIEVYGVDPDTHVARILVEADYHMKRIGMGLEEGTLGVPSYLSMIKVEPGQSPPPMDVLRWWFALNYTAVATTEGRNIFELRGPGVQVLSENELLAQDGERIHTGKSTQLNENFAHNFTKHYEELAKKYPVYAELENIFDLTLIAAVIQKEHLAAKGDWGQTYFGAGGRYRPERLLVAKEVETIMNHRVFDKKHIIAGVSGGVSVDASSLLKDNFIHEDEYGLMDADLKGSVTPKDLAPEAWWWD, from the coding sequence CAACTGGCCAAACAAGCGCAGACCGCCGAGCAGCGTGATCAGATGTTCGCCCGACTGGCGCGAGCCCAAGCGGCCGGCGGCGCCAAACAAGCAGCCCTGGCCAGCGTGCGTTCGATCTCGAGTGATCAATACCGCACCGAAACCCTGATTGGCCTCGAAAAGCCGCTTACCACGCGACCCGGTGCGATGGGGGGCGGCGTCGAGCCCGACTTTGATCAACTGATTGACCTGATTACCACTACGATCCAGCCGGAGTCATGGGAAGAGTTGGGCGGACCAGGCGCCATCGCGCCGTTTGAAAGTGGCGTCTACGTCGACTCGAAGGGAACGTTGCAGCGGGCTCAGCTCGAAGATCATTCGGGCCGTTTGGAAATGCTGCGCAAGTCGACGGCCGCCGACTCTGGTAATCGCCGCGTGGCGGTTAGTTCGCCGCTTCGCAAAATCTCGCTCAATCGCTTAGAGCGAGAAGTCCACCTGCGAATGGCGGCCGGAGAACCGCTCGATGACGAGATGAAGCGACTCGCGGGAATCTACAAAATTAAATACGTGATGGTCTACCCGGCCACCGGCGATGTGGTGATCGCCGGCCCAGCGAGCGGCTGGACCCCCAACGCGGAAGGGCGGATCGTAAGTACCGAAACGGAGCGACCTACGTTGCGCTTGGACGACCTGGTCGTCGTGATGCGTAACGCCCAACGCGACGGCGGCCGTTACGGTTGTTCGATCACTCCCTATCAAGAGAAGCTGGCCGCGACGAAGGAGTTCTTGGCTAAATCGGCGGAGAAAAATATTAATCCGCGGCAACGCGACAAGTGGCTCGAAGATTTGCGGCAGACGCTCGGTAAGCAGGAGATCGAGGTCTACGGCGTCGATCCTGACACGCATGTCGCCCGGATCCTGGTCGAGGCCGATTATCACATGAAGCGGATCGGCATGGGGCTGGAAGAGGGAACGCTGGGCGTCCCCAGCTATCTGTCGATGATCAAGGTAGAGCCTGGGCAATCGCCGCCGCCGATGGACGTTTTGCGGTGGTGGTTCGCCCTCAATTACACGGCGGTCGCGACCACCGAAGGCCGCAATATCTTTGAGCTGCGCGGCCCCGGCGTCCAAGTGCTGAGCGAGAACGAACTGCTGGCCCAAGATGGCGAACGCATCCATACCGGCAAGAGTACCCAGCTGAACGAGAACTTCGCCCACAACTTCACGAAACATTACGAAGAGCTGGCGAAGAAATATCCCGTCTACGCCGAACTAGAAAACATCTTCGACCTGACGCTGATCGCCGCCGTGATTCAAAAGGAACACCTGGCCGCCAAGGGAGATTGGGGCCAGACCTACTTTGGCGCCGGGGGACGCTATCGCCCCGAACGACTGCTAGTGGCCAAGGAAGTCGAAACGATCATGAATCATCGTGTGTTCGACAAAAAGCATATCATCGCCGGCGTCAGCGGCGGCGTGAGCGTCGACGCTTCGTCGCTGTTGAAGGACAACTTCATTCACGAAGACGAATATGGCCTGATGGACGCCGATCTAAAGGGGAGCGTGACGCCGAAGGACCTGGCGCCGGAAGCCTGGTGGTGGGACTAG
- a CDS encoding SMI1/KNR4 family protein, protein MPTEIVPFCEEELQQLRELKIAIFRNKIILDAQPPITAEQLTEVKRKVDGELPLGLIELWKISFGGMLDYDYQINFDGHLFAASLRELYYPGSRHYDDLHGWIDHEIETLQEVAEEDETEPPTRTPFVPFGGFEYLERFYVSLEPDEYGAVIAYAKGIPWKGRLNVDSVATVEDSVAALFDQLSLFENPQDPKASAFAHGKDMAQRIQHIAGQYPELAAKLTKLMQASVVDWRETLQDVDLANELTHGQQLALRLALRYAIDHQDLKLLDQLRRNGVPLATTLYGTQEMLGYAMIKQSYDVVERLLAFDSDLGDKPILAATDCPDKLLLELVGRGAWFDDGVVYEAAETGATGGALMVVRSGNMKDRPADQTFAETAMQRAEKCEQDAASVELDDLSSYLTPEQYRERAERLRHFASFLTSEQEPPQAD, encoded by the coding sequence ATGCCGACGGAAATTGTTCCGTTTTGTGAAGAAGAGCTGCAGCAGCTTCGGGAGTTAAAGATTGCGATCTTTCGCAATAAGATTATTCTCGATGCGCAGCCGCCGATTACCGCCGAGCAGTTGACGGAAGTGAAGCGCAAAGTCGACGGAGAGCTTCCGCTGGGGTTGATCGAACTCTGGAAAATCTCCTTCGGCGGCATGTTGGACTACGACTACCAAATCAACTTTGACGGCCATCTGTTTGCCGCCAGCTTGCGCGAGCTCTACTATCCCGGCAGCCGCCACTACGACGACCTGCATGGCTGGATTGATCACGAGATCGAGACGCTACAGGAGGTCGCGGAAGAAGACGAGACGGAGCCGCCGACCCGAACGCCGTTCGTCCCGTTTGGCGGTTTTGAATATCTGGAGCGGTTCTATGTGTCGCTCGAGCCGGACGAGTATGGTGCAGTGATCGCCTATGCGAAGGGAATTCCCTGGAAAGGCCGCTTGAACGTCGACTCGGTCGCGACTGTCGAGGACTCGGTCGCCGCTTTGTTCGATCAACTGTCGCTGTTTGAAAATCCGCAAGACCCGAAGGCCAGCGCGTTCGCTCATGGCAAGGACATGGCACAACGGATTCAGCACATCGCTGGCCAATATCCAGAGCTTGCGGCGAAGCTAACCAAGTTGATGCAGGCCAGCGTCGTTGATTGGCGTGAGACGCTGCAGGATGTCGATCTGGCGAACGAATTGACGCACGGTCAGCAGTTGGCGCTGCGGCTTGCGCTGAGGTACGCGATCGATCATCAAGACCTGAAGCTGCTCGATCAACTTAGGCGGAACGGCGTGCCGCTCGCTACGACGCTGTACGGCACGCAAGAAATGCTGGGCTATGCGATGATCAAGCAATCGTACGACGTTGTTGAGCGTTTGCTGGCCTTTGACTCTGATCTGGGCGACAAGCCGATCCTCGCCGCGACCGATTGCCCCGACAAGCTGCTGCTAGAGTTGGTCGGTCGAGGCGCCTGGTTTGATGATGGGGTCGTCTACGAGGCGGCCGAAACCGGGGCGACCGGCGGAGCGCTGATGGTGGTGCGGTCAGGCAACATGAAGGATCGGCCGGCGGACCAAACGTTTGCGGAAACGGCGATGCAGCGGGCCGAGAAATGCGAGCAAGACGCCGCCTCGGTCGAGCTTGACGATCTCAGCTCGTATCTGACGCCGGAACAATATCGGGAGCGAGCCGAAAGGCTGCGGCATTTCGCTTCCTTCCTGACAAGTGAGCAGGAACCGCCGCAAGCGGACTAA
- a CDS encoding iron chaperone, translating to MTAKQKPTTIAQYIAAAPPAGKSHLKQIYAILKSVAPDAEEAIKWNTPFFVEPRFLFAFAAFKSHCTFAPTAATLAHFQKELKNYRTTKNYLQVGYTDDVPEDLIRRMAEHCVEVVAAREDDSFW from the coding sequence ATGACAGCCAAGCAAAAGCCAACGACAATCGCCCAGTACATCGCGGCTGCACCGCCTGCCGGGAAGTCGCACCTGAAGCAGATCTACGCCATCCTCAAGAGCGTCGCTCCCGATGCCGAAGAGGCGATCAAGTGGAACACGCCGTTCTTTGTCGAACCGCGGTTTCTGTTCGCCTTTGCAGCATTCAAGTCGCACTGCACCTTTGCGCCGACGGCGGCGACGCTGGCACATTTCCAGAAAGAGTTGAAGAACTACCGGACGACCAAGAACTATTTGCAGGTTGGCTATACCGACGACGTGCCGGAAGACTTGATTCGCCGGATGGCCGAACATTGCGTCGAGGTGGTCGCCGCACGCGAGGATGACTCGTTTTGGTAG
- a CDS encoding YbjQ family protein, translated as MIVTTGNEVAGHEISEYLGVVRGIVVRSTGIGRGLIGGLRSIGGGNIPEYVAVCEEARGHAFQLMLQHAHEAGGDAIIGMRYDATEFMQGSTEVLAYGTAVRLRKTE; from the coding sequence ATGATCGTCACCACAGGCAACGAAGTCGCCGGCCACGAAATCTCGGAATACCTCGGCGTCGTTCGCGGCATCGTCGTTCGCTCGACCGGCATCGGTCGCGGGCTGATTGGCGGTTTGCGTTCGATTGGCGGCGGCAACATTCCAGAATATGTCGCGGTCTGCGAAGAAGCCCGCGGGCACGCGTTTCAACTGATGTTGCAACATGCCCACGAGGCGGGCGGCGACGCGATCATCGGCATGCGTTACGACGCAACCGAGTTCATGCAGGGCTCGACCGAAGTCTTGGCATATGGAACGGCGGTCCGACTGCGGAAGACGGAGTAG
- a CDS encoding FAD:protein FMN transferase has translation MSARKSNRRDFLRGKSAVDALHDITAEPLPPPSSIKPAARPAGELAKPISPEAAAPREPEEPDSTYLIEVSRQAMACTFAIFLNAGQHRLGAEAAVAGLDLIDDLEQQLSIYRSDSEASKLNAAADYAPIKIEPGFFNLLTLAKQIHAETDGAFDVTAGPLAKIWGFYQRKGRVPSQEELAEALAKVGSQNLTLSADDHSVFYEQEEMEINLGGIGKGYALDKVADFLVNQGITNFLFHGGASSVLARGSRMRGDGAVGWRIGVPHPYLPGKRIGEVVLQDEALGTSGAAHQTFVEGGKRYGHVLDPRTGWPAAGVLSTTIVAPTATLSDALSTACFVMGPDRTAKYCEAHPEIGVLFAMEGSRRNTFELRFCGNIEEKFVPEAS, from the coding sequence ATGAGTGCTCGTAAATCGAACCGACGCGACTTTTTACGGGGAAAATCGGCCGTCGACGCGCTGCATGACATTACGGCCGAGCCCCTTCCGCCCCCATCATCGATAAAACCGGCCGCCCGCCCCGCTGGCGAACTAGCGAAACCAATATCGCCCGAAGCCGCAGCGCCCCGCGAACCGGAAGAGCCCGATTCGACCTACCTGATTGAAGTCAGCCGCCAGGCGATGGCCTGCACGTTCGCCATCTTCCTGAACGCCGGGCAACATCGGCTGGGGGCCGAAGCGGCGGTCGCCGGGCTCGACCTGATCGACGACCTGGAACAGCAGCTTTCGATATATCGCAGCGACAGCGAAGCGAGCAAACTGAACGCCGCCGCCGATTACGCGCCGATCAAGATCGAGCCAGGCTTCTTCAACCTCTTAACCCTGGCCAAGCAGATCCATGCCGAAACCGACGGCGCCTTCGACGTCACCGCCGGACCGCTCGCCAAGATCTGGGGCTTCTATCAGCGGAAAGGACGCGTGCCGAGCCAGGAAGAACTAGCCGAGGCGCTCGCCAAAGTCGGCAGCCAAAACCTAACGCTCAGTGCCGACGATCATTCGGTCTTCTATGAACAAGAAGAGATGGAGATCAACCTGGGCGGGATCGGCAAAGGGTACGCGCTGGACAAGGTCGCCGACTTTCTGGTGAACCAAGGGATCACCAACTTTCTCTTTCATGGCGGCGCCAGCAGCGTGTTGGCTCGCGGGTCACGGATGCGCGGCGATGGCGCGGTCGGCTGGCGAATCGGCGTTCCCCATCCTTATTTGCCTGGCAAGCGAATCGGCGAGGTGGTGCTGCAGGACGAAGCGCTCGGAACCTCCGGCGCCGCCCATCAAACGTTTGTCGAAGGAGGCAAACGCTACGGACACGTGCTTGACCCACGCACCGGCTGGCCCGCCGCCGGCGTCCTGTCGACCACGATCGTCGCCCCGACCGCGACGCTGTCGGACGCGCTGTCGACCGCCTGCTTTGTGATGGGCCCTGACCGAACGGCCAAGTATTGCGAGGCGCATCCCGAGATCGGCGTGTTGTTTGCGATGGAAGGTTCGCGGCGGAATACGTTTGAGCTGCGGTTTTGTGGGAATATTGAAGAGAAGTTTGTTCCGGAGGCAAGCTAG
- a CDS encoding cytochrome c — protein sequence MPVARFLALTLTIAAVGTASAQQPERRAKLPDNFDNTGASFVFSRDVFGELLTGERPAALSQKAAAPAMVASGGGMSGGTAAPGDEPASGGSDWSFITAEVIQDEVKALNLELAPIAMNIREFKGGGYAVCRRNFTELAMLFEIINKTSQDVRWKESSLAARDAFWKTADVCKVGTDQSFASVKDRALILDDMVRGSTPKFNDDGNPEATWETIADRPPLMQRLETGFDKKLKKWVASESEFRSNKSEILHEAQIIAAIGQAMKQEGFDYYDDEDYVGYCDQMHNAALDIIKAVRNDDPALAREAGGQVAAACSDCHGSYR from the coding sequence ATGCCAGTTGCCCGATTTCTCGCTTTAACGCTTACGATCGCCGCCGTCGGAACGGCCTCCGCTCAACAACCCGAGCGACGGGCGAAGTTGCCGGACAATTTTGACAACACCGGCGCATCGTTCGTTTTCTCCCGCGACGTGTTTGGCGAATTGCTGACCGGCGAGCGCCCCGCGGCGCTCAGCCAAAAAGCGGCCGCGCCAGCGATGGTCGCGAGTGGAGGGGGAATGTCAGGCGGCACAGCGGCGCCGGGCGACGAGCCGGCATCTGGCGGCAGCGACTGGAGCTTTATCACCGCCGAAGTGATCCAGGACGAGGTGAAGGCGCTCAATCTGGAGTTGGCCCCAATCGCGATGAACATCCGCGAGTTCAAAGGGGGCGGCTATGCTGTTTGCCGCCGCAACTTTACCGAACTGGCGATGCTGTTCGAGATCATCAACAAAACGTCGCAAGACGTGCGCTGGAAAGAATCGTCCCTGGCCGCGCGCGACGCGTTTTGGAAGACGGCCGACGTTTGCAAGGTCGGTACCGATCAGTCGTTCGCTTCGGTCAAAGATCGGGCCCTGATTCTCGACGACATGGTGCGCGGCAGCACGCCCAAATTCAATGACGATGGTAACCCGGAAGCGACCTGGGAAACGATCGCCGATCGCCCGCCGCTGATGCAGCGATTGGAGACCGGCTTCGACAAGAAGCTGAAGAAATGGGTCGCCAGCGAATCGGAGTTCCGCAGCAACAAGTCGGAGATCCTGCACGAAGCGCAGATCATCGCCGCCATCGGTCAGGCGATGAAGCAAGAAGGCTTTGACTACTACGACGACGAAGACTACGTCGGCTACTGCGATCAGATGCACAACGCCGCGCTCGACATCATCAAGGCGGTCCGGAATGACGATCCGGCGCTCGCCCGAGAAGCGGGCGGACAGGTCGCGGCCGCTTGTTCCGATTGCCACGGCAGCTATCGCTAA
- a CDS encoding ATP-dependent Clp protease proteolytic subunit has protein sequence MNDHDEDDQEPETYEIAISGELGEDIGDLYEKLLAVPEGDECTLYFDSPGGSSYAAAALVSLIKLRRLDATGIVIGECSSAAIWPFAACRRRYVTKWSVLLFHPMKWQSEENIQLVEASEWVRHYKFLHEEMDALLARLFDADEKMISNWTHPGRFVTGPEMVEAGLAELIELF, from the coding sequence GTGAACGACCACGATGAGGACGACCAAGAGCCCGAAACCTACGAAATCGCGATCTCCGGCGAGCTGGGCGAAGATATCGGAGACCTGTACGAAAAGCTCCTGGCAGTGCCTGAGGGGGACGAATGTACGCTCTATTTCGATTCTCCCGGCGGCAGTTCGTACGCCGCAGCGGCCCTCGTTTCGCTGATCAAGCTCCGCCGCCTCGACGCCACCGGCATCGTGATTGGCGAATGTTCTTCAGCGGCGATCTGGCCGTTCGCCGCCTGTCGTCGCCGCTACGTCACCAAGTGGAGCGTCCTCCTCTTCCACCCGATGAAGTGGCAAAGCGAAGAGAACATCCAGTTGGTCGAAGCCAGCGAGTGGGTACGGCATTACAAGTTCCTGCATGAGGAAATGGACGCTCTGCTAGCACGCTTGTTTGACGCTGACGAGAAGATGATCAGCAACTGGACCCATCCCGGCCGGTTTGTCACCGGGCCCGAGATGGTCGAAGCCGGGCTGGCCGAATTGATCGAGCTTTTCTGA
- a CDS encoding sugar phosphate isomerase/epimerase family protein, with protein MNRTTLNRRQWITASGAIAAAIGTPQMATAAEPISSRTSPHFKLSLAAYSYRRLLQGDKPQLTLADFIDDCAKMQLDGTELTSYYFPPNVTTDQLLELKRQAFLLGLSISGTAVGNDFGHPAGKEREQQIADVKRWIDNAAVLTAPVIRIFAGHAKKGVPADQSHRLMVEGMQEVCDYAGKLGVFLALENHGGPTATADGLLKLVKDVDSPWFGVNLDTGNFHSDDIYAELEQVAPYALNVQVKVVVSGPDKKKVPTDFARIAKILRDANYRGFAVLEYEENEDPRVECPKYVEILREALA; from the coding sequence GTGAATCGAACCACGCTGAACCGTCGTCAATGGATCACGGCCTCGGGGGCCATCGCCGCCGCCATCGGCACGCCGCAAATGGCGACCGCCGCCGAGCCGATCTCTAGTCGAACCTCGCCCCACTTCAAGTTGAGCCTGGCCGCGTATAGCTATCGCCGGCTCTTGCAGGGGGACAAGCCGCAACTGACGTTGGCCGACTTTATCGACGACTGCGCCAAGATGCAGCTCGACGGTACCGAGTTGACCTCCTACTACTTCCCGCCGAACGTTACGACGGACCAACTGCTGGAATTGAAGCGGCAGGCGTTTCTGCTTGGTCTCAGCATCAGCGGCACCGCAGTCGGCAACGACTTTGGGCATCCGGCCGGTAAAGAGCGCGAACAGCAAATCGCCGACGTCAAACGCTGGATCGACAACGCGGCGGTTTTGACCGCGCCGGTAATTCGCATCTTCGCCGGCCATGCGAAGAAAGGCGTTCCGGCCGATCAATCGCATCGCTTGATGGTCGAAGGGATGCAGGAAGTTTGCGACTACGCCGGCAAGCTGGGCGTGTTCCTGGCGCTCGAAAATCATGGCGGCCCCACCGCGACGGCCGACGGATTGCTGAAGCTGGTCAAAGATGTCGATAGCCCCTGGTTTGGCGTTAATCTCGACACCGGCAACTTCCATAGTGACGACATCTACGCTGAGCTGGAGCAAGTTGCTCCGTACGCACTGAACGTTCAGGTGAAGGTTGTCGTCTCGGGCCCCGACAAGAAGAAGGTCCCGACCGACTTTGCCCGCATCGCAAAGATCCTCCGCGACGCCAACTACCGCGGCTTCGCCGTGCTCGAATACGAAGAGAACGAAGACCCGCGGGTAGAATGCCCGAAGTACGTCGAGATTCTTCGCGAAGCGCTGGCGTAA
- a CDS encoding AAA family ATPase — MRRAQIQKFQTRMRQLRKELRAKETAEQLAADRTKIIERLDALTSDDSASKDIDFFRIDVGDGEEAKETHRTLSTAEMLAEKKPQEWLFPNLLTKNEPAVIVGPSKTLKSSLAVDLCAALATGGKFLGEFAAEKVFRVGFVGADNKQSQLTDLAVRWSAAREENPTLDNLQWFMAVEEPAAPENLESLREWIEKFELEVVVIDPLRLGSTNKRKQAEAIQTLVKTISNAGATPILCVQTRKEMKPGKLDASILAGSLDFAQQWLLVNRRETFQSGSGQHKLWLSIGGYAGQGGEWGVDIDEGKLTDEGGRRWNVRLREATEIEAAAKQAKEDVKFEKLESQLRRVLLDAGENGLCKYNIRSNSGMSGSKFGPTWDRMMTAGKIVEMPKEPHSTLKRYTLPPENEKNETGRSSRRVRCADHEPAQQA; from the coding sequence ATGCGCCGAGCCCAAATTCAGAAGTTCCAAACCCGGATGCGTCAGTTGCGGAAAGAGCTGCGAGCGAAGGAAACTGCCGAACAACTCGCCGCCGACCGAACGAAAATCATCGAGCGGCTCGACGCGCTGACCAGTGACGATTCCGCTTCCAAAGATATTGACTTCTTCCGCATCGACGTCGGCGACGGCGAAGAAGCGAAAGAGACTCATCGCACGCTCTCGACTGCCGAAATGCTCGCCGAGAAAAAGCCGCAAGAATGGCTCTTCCCGAATTTGCTCACCAAGAACGAACCGGCGGTGATCGTTGGCCCGAGCAAGACATTAAAGTCGTCGCTGGCGGTCGATCTGTGCGCGGCGCTCGCGACCGGCGGCAAGTTTTTGGGGGAGTTCGCCGCCGAAAAGGTGTTCCGCGTCGGCTTTGTTGGCGCCGACAACAAGCAATCGCAGCTCACCGACTTGGCGGTCCGGTGGAGCGCTGCCCGCGAGGAAAACCCAACGCTCGACAACCTGCAGTGGTTCATGGCGGTCGAGGAGCCGGCAGCTCCAGAGAACCTGGAGAGCCTGAGGGAGTGGATCGAGAAGTTTGAACTGGAAGTCGTCGTGATCGATCCACTGCGTCTTGGCTCCACCAACAAACGGAAGCAGGCCGAAGCAATTCAAACGCTGGTGAAAACCATTTCGAATGCCGGCGCCACGCCGATTCTCTGCGTGCAAACTCGCAAAGAAATGAAACCGGGCAAACTCGACGCCTCGATCTTGGCCGGCAGTCTCGACTTCGCCCAGCAATGGCTGCTGGTGAATCGCCGCGAAACGTTTCAAAGTGGCAGCGGGCAACACAAGCTGTGGCTGTCGATCGGCGGCTACGCCGGGCAAGGTGGCGAATGGGGCGTCGATATCGACGAAGGCAAACTGACCGATGAGGGGGGCCGCCGCTGGAATGTCCGCTTGCGCGAAGCGACCGAGATCGAAGCCGCCGCGAAGCAGGCGAAAGAAGACGTGAAATTCGAAAAGCTCGAGTCGCAACTTCGCCGCGTCCTGCTCGACGCTGGTGAAAACGGCCTCTGCAAATACAACATCCGCAGCAACAGCGGCATGAGCGGCAGCAAGTTCGGCCCGACCTGGGACCGGATGATGACCGCGGGGAAGATTGTCGAGATGCCGAAAGAACCCCATTCGACGCTCAAGCGATATACGTTGCCGCCGGAGAACGAAAAAAATGAAACGGGGCGATCCAGTCGTAGGGTCCGCTGTGCGGACCACGAACCTGCTCAACAAGCATGA
- the polX gene encoding DNA polymerase/3'-5' exonuclease PolX, whose translation MTNEQIANRFDTLADLLEFDGANSFRVRAYRNAARTIRDMGDPLATMVDQNEDLTKLDGIGDDLAKKIVAMVNTGKLQQLDDMLEKIPASVLAILRVPGLGPKKAAVLYKELKVTSLDQLERACVAHRVKELKGFGAKTEETILKGIKIAAAADDRTYWAKADLVVQDLLKHLKGCKSIERLEPAGSYRRGKETIGDIDLLSVSTDAQEVMDRFAEFPLVEETIARGDTKMSVRLDTGLQVDLRVVPAESFGAAMQYFTGSKEHNVRVRSIAKQKGLKVNEWGVFRVADNGEETYVVGQEEAEVYAALDLPWFPPELREDREEFRWAESGKLPDLIVESDLQGDLHMHTHASDGSNSLEEMVAAARERGLKYIAITDHSQRVSMANGLDGDRLLEQWKMIDEFRKTIDDDFQVLKGIECDILEQGGMDLPDEVLAQADWVIGSVHYGQNQSKRQITDRIVGALENPHVCMIAHPTGRLINVRPPYEVDLEEVFQAAIANKKFLELNAASKRLDLNDVYCAAAKQRGIPIVINTDAHRTEGLLQVRYGILQARRGGLTKSDVANTRSWADMQKMLGR comes from the coding sequence ATGACCAACGAACAAATCGCCAACCGCTTTGATACCCTCGCCGATCTGCTGGAATTCGACGGGGCGAATTCGTTTCGCGTGCGGGCCTATCGCAATGCGGCCCGCACGATTCGCGACATGGGCGATCCGCTGGCGACGATGGTCGACCAGAACGAGGACCTGACCAAGCTCGACGGCATCGGCGACGACTTAGCGAAGAAGATCGTCGCGATGGTCAACACCGGCAAGCTACAACAGCTCGACGACATGCTCGAAAAAATCCCGGCGTCGGTATTGGCAATCTTGCGCGTGCCAGGCCTCGGCCCCAAAAAGGCGGCCGTGCTGTACAAAGAGTTGAAGGTGACCAGTCTCGATCAATTGGAAAGAGCCTGCGTCGCCCACCGCGTTAAAGAGCTGAAAGGGTTTGGCGCCAAGACCGAAGAGACGATCCTGAAAGGGATCAAAATCGCTGCGGCGGCCGACGATCGCACCTACTGGGCGAAAGCCGATCTGGTCGTGCAAGACTTGCTGAAGCATCTTAAGGGATGCAAGAGCATCGAGCGGCTCGAACCGGCCGGCAGCTATCGTCGCGGCAAAGAGACGATCGGCGATATTGACCTGCTGAGCGTTTCGACCGACGCCCAAGAGGTGATGGACCGCTTCGCCGAGTTCCCCCTGGTCGAAGAGACGATCGCCCGCGGCGACACCAAAATGTCGGTCCGGCTCGATACCGGTCTGCAGGTCGACTTGCGCGTCGTCCCGGCCGAGTCGTTTGGCGCTGCGATGCAGTACTTCACCGGCTCGAAAGAACACAACGTCCGCGTGCGTAGCATCGCGAAACAAAAGGGGCTGAAGGTCAACGAATGGGGCGTCTTCCGCGTCGCCGATAACGGGGAAGAAACCTACGTCGTCGGCCAGGAAGAAGCGGAGGTCTATGCCGCGCTCGATCTCCCCTGGTTCCCGCCCGAACTGCGTGAAGATCGTGAAGAGTTTCGCTGGGCCGAGTCCGGCAAGCTGCCCGATCTGATCGTCGAAAGCGACCTGCAGGGAGACCTGCACATGCACACGCATGCCAGCGATGGATCGAACAGCCTCGAAGAGATGGTCGCCGCGGCTCGCGAGAGAGGGCTGAAGTACATTGCGATCACCGACCACTCGCAGCGGGTATCGATGGCCAACGGGCTCGACGGCGATCGACTGCTGGAGCAATGGAAGATGATCGACGAGTTTCGTAAGACGATCGACGACGACTTCCAGGTTCTTAAAGGAATCGAGTGCGACATCCTTGAACAAGGTGGCATGGATCTGCCCGACGAGGTCTTAGCCCAAGCCGATTGGGTCATCGGCAGCGTCCACTACGGCCAGAACCAATCGAAGCGGCAGATCACCGATCGCATCGTCGGCGCCCTGGAGAACCCACACGTCTGCATGATCGCCCACCCGACCGGACGGTTGATCAACGTGCGGCCGCCGTACGAGGTCGACCTGGAGGAAGTCTTTCAGGCGGCGATCGCCAACAAAAAGTTCCTAGAGCTGAACGCGGCGTCGAAACGTCTCGACCTGAACGACGTCTACTGCGCCGCCGCCAAACAACGTGGCATCCCGATCGTGATCAACACCGACGCCCACCGGACCGAAGGTCTGTTGCAAGTAAGGTACGGCATCCTCCAAGCCCGCCGCGGCGGGCTAACCAAGTCGGATGTCGCCAACACCCGCAGTTGGGCCGACATGCAAAAAATGCTCGGCCGCTAG